A section of the Nerophis ophidion isolate RoL-2023_Sa linkage group LG16, RoL_Noph_v1.0, whole genome shotgun sequence genome encodes:
- the LOC133535269 gene encoding monocarboxylate transporter 2-like isoform X1, whose protein sequence is MPIAPTNDVAFRPPDGGWGWMVVIGAHISIGFAYSTPKALSIFFEEIKADLEASYSDIAWIPSVMLAAMYAGGPVSSVLVNRYGSRPIVILGGLMCGVSMVAASFGNSIIYLYLFIGVIAGCGLALNLNASLTIISKYFLAKRPLANGLAMAGSPVFLCFLAPLNQYLLDKFGWRGSLLILGALMLNCCVAGALMRPVGSCLSSPALQKKSKEQADNSDSKQWKQSCGIHAKKLLDLSFFKDRGFVIYLIGNILFIFGAYAPIVFLSAYAVSQGVDQYSAAYLLSIMGFVDMFVRPGTGLIANSKWIRPRVQYFFSFAMVFNGTCHLLCPLIKSYTFLVVYAVFFGLGFGMVFALIFECLMDLMGNERFPSAVGLVTIIECFPMLLGPPTAGFLVDIFEDYKYLFFMCGAVIVTGGLFLFVMNFYNYHMIEKQRRQLNPKSHKDQDQAEMQNTLNHNFLAKKSTVLGNETGSDPQGELASSDNVEVIPI, encoded by the exons ATGCCAATTGCACCAACCAATGATGTGGCCTTCAGACCTCCAGATGGTGGCTGGGGCTGGATGGTGGTGATCGGGGCTCATATCTCCATTGGGTTCGCCTATTCTACTCCAAAAGCCCTCTCAATTTTCTTCGAGGAGATTAAGGCAGACTTGGAGGCCAGCTACAGTGATATAGCATGGATTCCGTCTGTTATGTTAGCAGCCATGTATGCTGGCG GACCAGTGAGCAGTGTGTTGGTCAATCGCTACGGAAGTCGACCAATAGTGATACTGGGGGGCCTTATGTGCGGGGTCTCCATGGTTGCTGCTTCCTTTGGGAACTCCATCATTTACCTTTACTTATTCATCGGAGTCATTGCTG GCTGCGGGCTCGCTTTAAACCTAAATGCATCCCTCACCATCATCAGCAAGTATTTTCTGGCCAAGCGTCCTCTAGCCAATGGACTTGCAATGGCTGGGAGTCCCGTGTTTCTCTGCTTCCTGGCGCCTCTTAATCAATACCTGCTGGACAAGTTTGGGTGGAGAGGAAGTCTTCTCATCCTTGGGGCTCTGATGCTCAACTGTTGCGTAGCCGGGGCCTTGATGAGACCTGTTGGGTCGTGCCTATCCTCTCCTGCACTACAGAAGAAGTCCAAGGAGCAGGCAGATAACTCCGACTCCAAACAATGGAAACAAAGCTGTGGCATTCATGCCAAAAAATTATTGGATTTGTCCTTCTTTAAAGATAGAGGCTTTGTAATTTACCTTATTGGGaacatattgtttatttttggtgcCTATGCTCCCATTGTGTTCCTGTCTGCCTATGCTGTTAGTCAGGGTGTAGACCAATACTCCGCAGCATATCTACTCTCCATTATgggttttgtggacatgtttgttCGGCCTGGCACCGGCCTGATTGCCAACAGCAAGTGGATAAGACCTAGAGTCCAGTACTTCTTCAGCTTTGCCATGGTGTTCAACGGCACGTGCCATTTGCTATGCCCACTGATCAAAAGCTACACTTTTTTGGTGGTTTACGCTGTATTTTTTGGCTTGGGTTTTGGCATGGTTTTTGCCCTTATATTTGAGTGCCTTATGGATCTAATGGGAAATGAGCGCTTCCCCAGTGCTGTTGGACTGGTCACCATCATTGAGTGCTTCCCTATGCTGCTGGGACCTCCTACTGCAG GTTTCCTTGTGGACATATTTGAGGACTACAAGTACCTCTTCTTCATGTGTGGCGCTGTGATTGTGACGGGTGGCCTCTTCCTCTTTGTCATGAACTTTTACAACTACCATATGATTGAAAAGCAGAGGAGACAACTGAACCCCAAAAGCCATAAAGACCAGGACCAGGCTGAGATGCAAAACACGCTCAATCACAATTTTCTTGCGAAGAAGTCCACTGTGCTTGGAAATGAAACTGGCAGTGACCCCCAAGGAGAGCTTGCGAGCTCCGACAATGTTGAAGTAATacctatttaa
- the LOC133535269 gene encoding monocarboxylate transporter 2-like isoform X2: protein MESLANSHLYLLSPRLLKNGPVSSVLVNRYGSRPIVILGGLMCGVSMVAASFGNSIIYLYLFIGVIAGCGLALNLNASLTIISKYFLAKRPLANGLAMAGSPVFLCFLAPLNQYLLDKFGWRGSLLILGALMLNCCVAGALMRPVGSCLSSPALQKKSKEQADNSDSKQWKQSCGIHAKKLLDLSFFKDRGFVIYLIGNILFIFGAYAPIVFLSAYAVSQGVDQYSAAYLLSIMGFVDMFVRPGTGLIANSKWIRPRVQYFFSFAMVFNGTCHLLCPLIKSYTFLVVYAVFFGLGFGMVFALIFECLMDLMGNERFPSAVGLVTIIECFPMLLGPPTAGFLVDIFEDYKYLFFMCGAVIVTGGLFLFVMNFYNYHMIEKQRRQLNPKSHKDQDQAEMQNTLNHNFLAKKSTVLGNETGSDPQGELASSDNVEVIPI, encoded by the exons GACCAGTGAGCAGTGTGTTGGTCAATCGCTACGGAAGTCGACCAATAGTGATACTGGGGGGCCTTATGTGCGGGGTCTCCATGGTTGCTGCTTCCTTTGGGAACTCCATCATTTACCTTTACTTATTCATCGGAGTCATTGCTG GCTGCGGGCTCGCTTTAAACCTAAATGCATCCCTCACCATCATCAGCAAGTATTTTCTGGCCAAGCGTCCTCTAGCCAATGGACTTGCAATGGCTGGGAGTCCCGTGTTTCTCTGCTTCCTGGCGCCTCTTAATCAATACCTGCTGGACAAGTTTGGGTGGAGAGGAAGTCTTCTCATCCTTGGGGCTCTGATGCTCAACTGTTGCGTAGCCGGGGCCTTGATGAGACCTGTTGGGTCGTGCCTATCCTCTCCTGCACTACAGAAGAAGTCCAAGGAGCAGGCAGATAACTCCGACTCCAAACAATGGAAACAAAGCTGTGGCATTCATGCCAAAAAATTATTGGATTTGTCCTTCTTTAAAGATAGAGGCTTTGTAATTTACCTTATTGGGaacatattgtttatttttggtgcCTATGCTCCCATTGTGTTCCTGTCTGCCTATGCTGTTAGTCAGGGTGTAGACCAATACTCCGCAGCATATCTACTCTCCATTATgggttttgtggacatgtttgttCGGCCTGGCACCGGCCTGATTGCCAACAGCAAGTGGATAAGACCTAGAGTCCAGTACTTCTTCAGCTTTGCCATGGTGTTCAACGGCACGTGCCATTTGCTATGCCCACTGATCAAAAGCTACACTTTTTTGGTGGTTTACGCTGTATTTTTTGGCTTGGGTTTTGGCATGGTTTTTGCCCTTATATTTGAGTGCCTTATGGATCTAATGGGAAATGAGCGCTTCCCCAGTGCTGTTGGACTGGTCACCATCATTGAGTGCTTCCCTATGCTGCTGGGACCTCCTACTGCAG GTTTCCTTGTGGACATATTTGAGGACTACAAGTACCTCTTCTTCATGTGTGGCGCTGTGATTGTGACGGGTGGCCTCTTCCTCTTTGTCATGAACTTTTACAACTACCATATGATTGAAAAGCAGAGGAGACAACTGAACCCCAAAAGCCATAAAGACCAGGACCAGGCTGAGATGCAAAACACGCTCAATCACAATTTTCTTGCGAAGAAGTCCACTGTGCTTGGAAATGAAACTGGCAGTGACCCCCAAGGAGAGCTTGCGAGCTCCGACAATGTTGAAGTAATacctatttaa